The following is a genomic window from Terriglobia bacterium.
CGATAGTCCAGATGAGCGTCCAGCAAGACCACCGTGAGCGGTCCGAACTTCTCAAACGCGGTCAGCAGTGGAAAACTAACTGAGTGGTCTCCGCCGATGGAGGCCAGAAGGAGACTGCGGTCAATGATGGAGCGGGCATGCGAGGTAGTTCGTTCGCGCGTAACTGTTGCGTCGAGTCGTACATCCACGTCGCCGGCATCCACGATGCGAACACCGGATAATAATGTGGCATTTTGTCCGATGTCGAAGTACCCAGACGCTCCCGCCGGCTCCCCGAGCCACCCAAATCGGGTGGAGGCGTCTCGGAGCGCTCGCGGCGCCTGACGGCAGCCCGGTCGCATGGAAGCCATATTGTCGAACGGAATGCCGAGCACCGCAACCTCGGCATTCATCTCTGCCGCCTCGAAAACGTATGGAGCCTTGCAGAAGGTTGCGATGCCAGTGTGTGGTAAGGCTGCCGATTGTCTCTTGGCAATCATCGAAACCGCTCCTTCCGTTGCTTCGAGGCTACTCAATTATTGTTGCCCTTTTGCCGTCCCGATTTAACCGGCAGCCTTAACGATTTCCTTCTCAATGGGTGCACCGACCAAATTGCCCCATTCGGTCCAGGAGCCGTCGTAATTCTTCACGTCCTTATAGCCAAGCAGATATTTCAGAGCGAACCAGCTGTGCGCGCTGCGCTCGCCGATACGGCAGTAGGAGATGACTTCGCCGCGTCCATCGACACCGTTCCCCTCGTATAGCTTTCTCAAGGCATCCACCGATTTGAATGTGCCGTCCTCGTTGGTTGCTTGTGACCACGGAATATTGGCGGCGCCCGGAATATGACCGCCACGCAGAGCCGTTTCAGACATTCCCGGAGGAGCAATCACTTTACCGGTGAACTCGTTCACTGAGCGGACATCCACCAATTTGGCACCACTTTTCTTACTGACGACGGCAAAGACCTGCTCTTTGCGCGCGCGGATTGACTCATCCGGTTCACTTGCATGATAGGAAACCCGCGCGATTTTTGGCACCTCGGTTGTGAGCGTACGCTTTTCCGCAATCCACTTCTTGCGGCCTCCATCAATGAGCCGAACGTCCTTGTGACCGTAAAATTTCAGCTGCCAGAAAGCGTAGGCGGCAAACCAATTGTTGTTGTCCCCGTAAAGCAGATTGTTGTCCCCGTAAAGCAGAATTGTGGTGTCATTCCAAATTCCCGATTTTCCCAGCAACTCTTCGAGCGAAGATTTCTGGATCAGATCGCGCCGGATATTGTCCTGCAGCTGCGTCTGCCAATTCCATCCTACCGCTCCTGGGATATGTCCCTGGTCATAGGCAGTGGTGTCCACGTCCACTTCGACCATCTGAATCGTTGGGTCATTCCGATGTTCCGTAGCCCATTCCGTCGAGACCAGCCCTTCTGGATGCTTATAGTCAGACATGTAATCTCCCATGAATAGTTGTCTACTCATGCTATAGTTGTGGCCTGTTTTCAGGGGGCCAGGACGAAGTTGGGGAAGTCCTCGAAGACCCAGTTATTTTTGAGGGTGTAGTAGATGACTCCCAGGAATTTGCGCGCCAGTGCGATGTTGGCCTTGCCTCCCCCGCGGCGGCGCTGGATGCGTTGATAGAACTGCTGCAGGAAAGAGCTGTATCGTTTGGC
Proteins encoded in this region:
- a CDS encoding sulfurtransferase, whose translation is MSDYKHPEGLVSTEWATEHRNDPTIQMVEVDVDTTAYDQGHIPGAVGWNWQTQLQDNIRRDLIQKSSLEELLGKSGIWNDTTILLYGDNNLLYGDNNNWFAAYAFWQLKFYGHKDVRLIDGGRKKWIAEKRTLTTEVPKIARVSYHASEPDESIRARKEQVFAVVSKKSGAKLVDVRSVNEFTGKVIAPPGMSETALRGGHIPGAANIPWSQATNEDGTFKSVDALRKLYEGNGVDGRGEVISYCRIGERSAHSWFALKYLLGYKDVKNYDGSWTEWGNLVGAPIEKEIVKAAG